The Streptomyces sp. NBC_00236 DNA window GCTTGGCCATGGTCGGATCGGCGCCGTAGGTCAGGTCGCCGACGCAGGGGTGGCGGTGGGCGGACATGTGCACCCGGATCTGGTGGGTGCGGCCCGTCTCCAGCTTGATGTCCAGGAGGCTGGCGGCCCGGTACGCCTCGATCAGGTCGTAGTGCGTCACCGACGGCTTGCCCTCGGCGACGACGGCCCACTTGTAGTCGTGGGTGGGGTGGCGCCCGATGGGGGCGTCGATGGTGCCGCTCATCGGGTCCGGGTGGCCCTGGACCAGCGCGTGGTACTTCTTCTCGACGACCCGATCGCGGAACTGGGCCTTCAGCAGGGTGTAGGCGCGCTCGGACTTGGCGACGACCATCAGGCCGGAGGTGCCGACGTCGAGGCGGTGCACGATGCCCTGGCGCTCGGCGGCGCCGGAGGTCGAGATCCGGTACCCGGCCGCGGCGAGACCGCCGATGACGGTGGTGCCGGTCCAGCCGGGGCTCGGGTGCGCGGCGACGCCGACCGGCTTCATGATCACGACGATGTCGTCGTCGTCGTGGACGATCTCCATGCCCTCGACGGGCTCGGCGACGATCTGCACCGGAGCGGGAGCCTGCGGCATCTCCACTTCCAGCCAGGCGCCGCCGCGCACCCGTTCGGACTTCCCGACCACCGAACCGTCCACCTGCACCTTCCCGGCGGCGGCCAGCTCTGCGGCCTTGGTGCGGGAGAACCCGAACATCCGGGAGATGGCGGCGTCGACACGCTCGCCTTCCAGACCATCGGGTACGGGCAGGGTTCGGATCTCGGGTTGCGTACTCACCTGTCGAGTATGCCTTGCATGGCCTAGTCCTTGTGCACGGTGCCGTCGGGGTCCAGGCCCTTGAAGGACAGCAGCACGATCAGGATGCCTCCGCAGACGATCGCGGAGTCCGCCAGGTTGAAGACGGCGAAGTGCGCGGGGGCGATGAAGTCCACCACAGCGCCCTCGAAGACGCCGGGCGCGCGAAAGATACGGTCGGTGAGGTTGCCGAGCGCCCCGCCGAGCAGCAGACCGAGCGCGATCGCCCACGGCAGGCTGTACAGCTTGCGCGCGAGCCGGGCGATCACCACGATGACGGTCGCCGCGATGATGGTGAAGATGATCGTGAAGGCCTCGCCGAGCCCGAACGCGGCGCCCGCGTTCCGGATCGCGTCGAGCCTGAGCCAGTCGCCGAAGATCTCGATCGGCTCCTGGTGCTCCAGCTTCGCCACCACGAGCATCTTGCTGCCCAGGTCGAGCAGGTAGGCGAGGACGGCGACGCAGAAGAGCAGGATGATCCGGCGCCGGCGTGTGGCCGGCGACCGGTCGACCGTCGCTTCCCCGTCCTCGGCGTCCCCGGCGTCCTGTCCGTCCGGCTCGGCGGCCTGCGGGGACACGCTCCCGTCAGCCTGCTCCGGCTCGGCTCCTTCGTGTCCCTCAGCCTCAGGGATGTCCGGCGTACCGATGATGCGCTCCGCCTCTGCCACGTGAGTCCCTCAACCTAGTTCCCGACTGAGGACGAGGGTACGACACACGGGTGGCGATCAGCCGCGTCGCTCCTGCTTCTGTTTGTCCTCGACACAGAGGGTGGCCCGGGGGAACGCCTGCATCCGCGCCTTGCCGATCGGATTGCCGCAGATCTCGCAGAGTCCGTACGTGCCCGCGTCGAGCCGGGCCAGTGCCCGTTCGGTCTGTTCCAGCATCTCCTGGGCGTTGGCCGCGAGGGACATCTCGTGCTCGCGGGTGATGTTCTTGGTGCCGGTGTCCGCCTCGTCGTCACCCGCCCCGTCGCCCGAGTCCCGCATCAGCCCGGCCAGCGCCAGGCCCGAAGCCTCCAGCTCGTTGCGCAGCCGGGTGATCTCGCCGGTGAGCTCGGTGCGCGCGGCCGCGACCTCCTCCGGCGTCCAGGGGTCCTCTCCCGGCCGTACGGCCAGCTCTCCCGGCGCCGTCGCCGCGGCCCGTGCCGGAGGCACGGGTGCGGTGCTCCGGCCGGCCGGCCGGGTCCTGGCCGCGCTCTTCTTGGCTACCACCGTGTGGGCTCCCGTCTGCTCGGCGGCCTCGGCCGCCCCCGTGGCCGCGTCGGCGGCCTTGTTCGAAGCCTTCTCGGCCGTGGTCTTCCCGGCCGCGCTCTTCTTCGCCGTGGTCTTCCCGGCCGCGCTCTTCTTCGCTGCGGTCTTCTTGGCCGCCGCTTTCTTGACCGCCTTCTTGGCCGTCTTCCTCGTGGTCTTGTTCGCGGCCTTCGCGGCCCCGGTGGTCCTCGCCGCCGCGTCCTCCGGCCCGGTCCCCGCGTTCGCGTCGGACGTCTTCTTCGCCACCATGGCCGCGGCCCCTTCACGCATTGTGATCTTGCTCGCGAGTCGTGCTGGGACGATAAGTCGACCCCAGCCCCGCAGCAACGGGGCACGCCGCCGCATCGCCCCTCCCCGTGTCCGGATCACCGCGCGCCTGAAACCGTTGTGCCCAGCTCCCCGCCCGGTAATCCGCCTTCCGCCCGCCCGCCGGGCACTGCCGGGACCCGGTGCCACCCGTCTGGCCATTCGGGTCACGCCGAGGACTCCGGAAATCCGGTCGGCCGTCGCCTCCCGGGGCCCGTACACTGGCCTCAGCGAGAGGCATCGATGGGACGAGTAGCGTCGTACGCAGCCCAGAGCGACCCGGGGACGGTGGAAGCCCGGGGGCGAGCGCGCCGTGAAGATCACCCCGGAGCCGCCGGAAGAAAGCTCGGGACAGTGGGCTCCGCCCACGGGCCCAGGGCCAGTAGAACCGGCGTCGCACCCCAATGAGGGGGCCACGGGCGGCACGCCCGGGGCCAAGGAGGGTGGTACCGCGGGATCCGGCAACGGTTCTCGTCCCTCCGACGGAAGTGGAAAACGTCCGCCGGAGGAAGCCCGCACATGACATCGCCGCAGTACCGCCAGGTACCCGCCCAGGTCGACCTGCCCGCGCTGGAGCACGCCGTGCTCGACTTCTGGCGCGAGAACAAGGTCTTCAGCCAGAGCCTCGAACAGTCCGAGGGCCGCCCCGAGTGGGTCTTCTACGAGGGCCCCCCGACCGCCAACGGCATGCCGGGCGCCCACCACATCGAGGCCCGCGTCTTCAAGGACGTCTTCCCGCGCTTCCGCACCATGCAGGGCTACCACGTCGGCCGGAAGGCCGGCTGGGACTGTCATGGTCTGCCGGTCGAGCTCGCGGTCGAGAAGGAGCTCGGCTTCAACGGCAAGAAGGACATCGAGGCGTACGGCATCGCCGAGTTCAACGCCAAGTGCCGTGAGTCCGTGACCCGGCACACCGACGCGTTCACCGAGCTCACGACCCGGATGGGTTACTGGGTCGACCTCGACGACGCGTACCGCACGATGGACCCCGAGTACGTCGAGTCCGTGTGGTGGTCGCTGAAGGAGATCTTCAACAAGGGCCTGCTCACCCAGGACCACCGCGTCGCCCCGTGGTGCCCGCGCTGCGGTACCGGACTCTCCGACCACGAGCTGGCGCAGGGGTACGAGACGGTCGTCGACCCCTCGGTCTTCGTCCGCTTCCCGCTGACCTCCGGCCCGCTGGCCGGCGAGGCGGCCCTCCTGGTCTGGACGACGACGCCCTGGACCCTGGTCTCGAACACGGCCGTCGCCGCGCACCCCGAGGTCGAGTACGTCGTCGCGACGAACGGCGAGGAGAAGCTCGTCGTGGCCCGGCCGCTGGTCGAGAAGGCGCTCGGCGAGGGCTGGGAGCTCACCGGACAGTCCTTCACGGGCCGCGAGATGGAGCGCTGGACCTACGAGCGCCCGTTCACCCTGGTGGACTTCCCGGCCGAGGCCCATTACGTCGTCAACGCCGAGTACGTGACGACCGAGGACGGTACGGGTCTGGTCCACCAGTCCCCCGCCTTCGGTGCCGACGACCTCCTGGTCTGCAAGGCGTACGGCCTGCCGGTCGTCAACCCGGTCCGCCCCGACGGCACCTTCGAGGAGGACGTGCCGCTGGTCGGCGGCGTCTTCTTCAAGAAGGCCGACGAGACGCTCACCGAGGACCTGGCCGCCCGCGGCAAGCTCTTCCGCCACGTCCCCTACGAGCACAGCTACCCGCACTGCTGGCGCTGCCACACGGCGCTGCTGTACTACGCGCAGCCGTCCTGGTACATCCGCACGACCGCGGTCAAGGACCGGCTCCTCGAAGAGAACGAGAAGACCAACTGGTTCCCCGATTCGGTCAAGAACGGCCGCTTCGGTGACTGGCTGAACAACAACGTCGACTGGGCCCTGTCCCGCAACCGCTACTGGGGCACGCCGCTGCCGATCTGGCGCTGCGAGGACGATCACCTGACCTGCGTCGGCTCGCGCGCCGAGCTGTCCGAGCTCACCGGCACCGATCTGTCCGGCCTGGACCCGCACCGGCCGTTCATCGACGAGATCACGTTCACCTGCTCCCACGAGAGCTGCCAGCTGGAGGCGTACCGCGTCCCCGAGGTCATCGACGCCTGGTACGACTCGGGCTCGATGCCGTTCGCGCAGTGGGGCTACCCGCACAAGAACAAGGAGATCTTCGAGAGCCGCTACCCGGCGCAGTTCATCTCGGAGGCCATCGACCAGACGCGCGGGTGGTTCTACACGCTGATGGCGGTCGGCACGCTGGTCTTCGACAAGTCGTCCTACGAGAACGTGGTGTGCCTGGGCCACATCCTCGCCGAGGACGGCCGGAAGATGTCCAAGCACCTGGGCAACACCCTTGAGCCGGTCCCGCTGATGGACCAGCACGGCGCCGACGCGGTCCGCTGGTTCATGGCGGCGGGCGGCTCCCCCTGGGCGGCGCGCCGCGTCGGCCACGGCACGATCCAGGAGGTCGTCCGCAAGACGCTCCTCACGTACTGGAACACGGTCGCCTTCCAGGCCCTGTACGCCCGCACCTCGGAGTGGGCGCCCTCGGCCGCCGACCCCGCACCGGCCGACCGCACGGTCCTGGACCGCTGGCTGCTGAGCGAGCTCAACGCCCTGGTCGACCAGGTCACCCAGGCGCTGGAGGGTTACGACACCCAGCGTGCCGGCAAGCTGCTGTCCGCGTTCGTCGACGATCTGTCCAACTGGTACGTACGCCGCTCCCGCCGCCGCTTCTGGCAGGGCGACAAGGCGGCGCTGCGCACCCTGCACGACGTCGTCGAGACGGTCACCCGGCTGATGGCCCCGCTGACCCCGTTCATCACGGAGCGGGTCTGGCAGGACCTCGTCGCGCCGGTCACCCCGGACGCCCCCGCCTCGGTGCACCTCTCCACGTGGCCGAAGGCCGACCTGTCGGCGATCGACCCGAGCCTGTCCACGCAGATGGCCCTCGTCCGCCGCCTGGTCGAGCTGGGACGCGCCACGCGTGCCGAGTCGGGCGTCAAGACCCGCCAGCCGCTGTCACGCGCCCTGGTCGCGGCCTCG harbors:
- a CDS encoding RluA family pseudouridine synthase, which encodes MSTQPEIRTLPVPDGLEGERVDAAISRMFGFSRTKAAELAAAGKVQVDGSVVGKSERVRGGAWLEVEMPQAPAPVQIVAEPVEGMEIVHDDDDIVVIMKPVGVAAHPSPGWTGTTVIGGLAAAGYRISTSGAAERQGIVHRLDVGTSGLMVVAKSERAYTLLKAQFRDRVVEKKYHALVQGHPDPMSGTIDAPIGRHPTHDYKWAVVAEGKPSVTHYDLIEAYRAASLLDIKLETGRTHQIRVHMSAHRHPCVGDLTYGADPTMAKRLGLTRQWLHAVRLGFEHPSDGSWVEFSSTYPDDLRQALDRIAAESE
- the lspA gene encoding signal peptidase II — encoded protein: MAEAERIIGTPDIPEAEGHEGAEPEQADGSVSPQAAEPDGQDAGDAEDGEATVDRSPATRRRRIILLFCVAVLAYLLDLGSKMLVVAKLEHQEPIEIFGDWLRLDAIRNAGAAFGLGEAFTIIFTIIAATVIVVIARLARKLYSLPWAIALGLLLGGALGNLTDRIFRAPGVFEGAVVDFIAPAHFAVFNLADSAIVCGGILIVLLSFKGLDPDGTVHKD
- a CDS encoding TraR/DksA family transcriptional regulator, yielding MVAKKTSDANAGTGPEDAAARTTGAAKAANKTTRKTAKKAVKKAAAKKTAAKKSAAGKTTAKKSAAGKTTAEKASNKAADAATGAAEAAEQTGAHTVVAKKSAARTRPAGRSTAPVPPARAAATAPGELAVRPGEDPWTPEEVAAARTELTGEITRLRNELEASGLALAGLMRDSGDGAGDDEADTGTKNITREHEMSLAANAQEMLEQTERALARLDAGTYGLCEICGNPIGKARMQAFPRATLCVEDKQKQERRG
- the ileS gene encoding isoleucine--tRNA ligase, which encodes MTSPQYRQVPAQVDLPALEHAVLDFWRENKVFSQSLEQSEGRPEWVFYEGPPTANGMPGAHHIEARVFKDVFPRFRTMQGYHVGRKAGWDCHGLPVELAVEKELGFNGKKDIEAYGIAEFNAKCRESVTRHTDAFTELTTRMGYWVDLDDAYRTMDPEYVESVWWSLKEIFNKGLLTQDHRVAPWCPRCGTGLSDHELAQGYETVVDPSVFVRFPLTSGPLAGEAALLVWTTTPWTLVSNTAVAAHPEVEYVVATNGEEKLVVARPLVEKALGEGWELTGQSFTGREMERWTYERPFTLVDFPAEAHYVVNAEYVTTEDGTGLVHQSPAFGADDLLVCKAYGLPVVNPVRPDGTFEEDVPLVGGVFFKKADETLTEDLAARGKLFRHVPYEHSYPHCWRCHTALLYYAQPSWYIRTTAVKDRLLEENEKTNWFPDSVKNGRFGDWLNNNVDWALSRNRYWGTPLPIWRCEDDHLTCVGSRAELSELTGTDLSGLDPHRPFIDEITFTCSHESCQLEAYRVPEVIDAWYDSGSMPFAQWGYPHKNKEIFESRYPAQFISEAIDQTRGWFYTLMAVGTLVFDKSSYENVVCLGHILAEDGRKMSKHLGNTLEPVPLMDQHGADAVRWFMAAGGSPWAARRVGHGTIQEVVRKTLLTYWNTVAFQALYARTSEWAPSAADPAPADRTVLDRWLLSELNALVDQVTQALEGYDTQRAGKLLSAFVDDLSNWYVRRSRRRFWQGDKAALRTLHDVVETVTRLMAPLTPFITERVWQDLVAPVTPDAPASVHLSTWPKADLSAIDPSLSTQMALVRRLVELGRATRAESGVKTRQPLSRALVAASGFEALSPELHGQITEELNVSSLASLSEVGGSLVDTTAKANFRALGKRFGKGVQAVAKAVANADAAALSLALREGTASVEVDGEPITLAPDEVIITETPREGWSVASDSGATVALDLEITPELRRAGLARDAIRLIQEARKNSGLDVADRIAVRWVSTSPATAEALTEHASLIADEVLALDYAEGEADPSYGESFEDEGLALTFRLRKTER